A genomic segment from Brienomyrus brachyistius isolate T26 chromosome 9, BBRACH_0.4, whole genome shotgun sequence encodes:
- the LOC125749427 gene encoding solute carrier family 45 member 4-like, giving the protein MSSQKSASDSLEAQGERTVLVKGFSTGQESDEHIPMWQWVMHGAITFGREFCYAMETALVTPLLLQIGLPDQFYSLTWFLSPILGLIITPLLGSASDGCTCRWGRRRPFVLALCLGILVGLALFFNGSLIGLSVGDVPNHQLTGLILTVLGVVILDFCLDGSDGPIRAYLLDVADTEEQDIALNTHAFSGGLGGALGYIIGGVDWTTTFWALAFKAREQILFFFAAIFLTISVVLHLFSIKERRWSQQPENEKDSMSPAEVPQLDVFHGDEPHQPCRDGCSERDVPRFLIRSKSDSALTTADATLHLDRLSVFHQEIELSIFRDQRFSDQGICNQPGSNEDNQEKLTRSPSWQESQEKSMVRTEEAKAKPSTREPDLKHSPGSHALRGNVGLTPSHAMRPRCHTLYRQTSFTLSCHCRAGGSIRHARAGMPVKLSRSVNDICEPRSRPRLWSGRRTLSSASSAESEEQEEPETSVRLIWLSMLTMPSALRRLCLCHLLTWFSLTAQAVFYTDFMGQVVYDGDPSATANSTSLLDYRQGVQMGCWGLAIYAATAAVCSALLQKFLDLFDLSIKIIYILGTLGFSIGTATMAIFPNVYVSMAMISTMGILSMSMSYSPYALLGQYHELNEYLRHSPGKSKRGFGIDCAILTCQVYVAQILVASALGSVVDAIDSVRVIPIVASGASFLAFLTSTFLVIYPDLDDEQVEALAPGEANSREHVDMPHWTSETQAA; this is encoded by the exons ATGTCTTCCCAGAAATCTGCTTCGGACAGCCTAGAAGCTCAAGGCGAACGGACGGTCTTGGTGAAGGGGTTCAGTACTGGGCAGGAGTCTGACGAACACATCCCCATGTGGCAGTGGGTCATGCACGGCGCCATCACGTTCGGGCGAGAATTCTGCTACGCCATGGAGACGGCCTTGGTGACGCCCTTACTGCTGCAGATAG GACTTCCGGATCAGTTCTACAGCCTGACGTGGTTTCTGAGCCCAATCCTCGGGCTGATCATCACCCCACTGCTGGGCTCGGCCAGCGACGGCTGCACCTGCAGGTGGGGTCGCAGAAGACCCTTCGTTTTGGCTCTCTGTTTGGGCATCTTAGTGGGACTGGCCCTCTTCTTCAATGGCTCTCTAATAG GTCTGTCTGTGGGGGACGTGCCAAACCACCAGCTGACAGGTCTCATTCTGACGGTGCTAGGAGTCGTTATACTGGACTTCTGTTTGGACGGTTCTGACGGGCCAATTCGGGcctacctgctggatgtggcagACACAGAGGAGCAGGACATAGCGCTCAACACCCATGCCTTCAGCGGCG GCTTGGGAGGAGCCCTGGGTTACATCATTGGAGGCGTAGACTGGACCACCACTTTCTGGGCTCTGGCTTTCAAGGCACGAGAGCAGATCCTCTTCTTCTTCGCTGCTATTTTCTTAACTATCTCAGTGGTGCTGCATCTGTTCAGCATTAAAGAGCGGAGATGGAGCCAGCAGCCAGAGAACGAAAAGGACAGCATGTCCCCTGCAGAAGTTCCGCAGCTGGACGTCTTCCATGGAGATGAGCCTCACCAACCCTGTAGGGATGGCTGCTCTGAGCGAGATGTACCAAGGTTCCTCATAAGGAGCAAAAGTGACTCTGCATTGACCACGGCTGACGCTACTCTGCATCTAGATCGTTTAAGTGTCTTCCATCAAGAGATTGAACTGTCCATCTTTCGGGATCAGAGGTTCTCGGACCAGGGAATATGCAATCAGCCTGGAAGTAATGAAGATAACCAGGAGAAACTCACTCGGTCTCCCTCATGGCAGGAATCTCAGGAGAAATCGATGGTCAGAACTGAAGAGGCAAAAGCCAAACCTTCTACAAGAGAACCTGATTTGAAGCACAGTCCTGGTAGCCATGCTTTGCGTGGCAATGTTGGCTTAACCCCCAGCCATGCCATGAGGCCTCGTTGCCACACTCTGTACAGGCAGACCTCCTTCACGCTCTCCTGCCACTGCAGGGCGGGCGGCAGCATCCGGCATGCGCGAGCGGGCATGCCGGTCAAGCTGTCCCGTAGCGTGAATGATATCTGCGAGCCGAGGAGTCGTCCTAGACTCTGGTCGGGACGCCGCACTTTGAGCTCCGCCTCCAGCGCTGAAAGTGAGGAGCAGGAGGAACCTGAGACCAGCGTGCGGCTGATCTGGCTCTCGATGCTCACGATGCCCTCAGCGCTGCGCCGCCTCTGCCTCTGCCATCTGCTCACCTGGTTCTCCTTAACCGCTCAGGCCGTCTTCTACACAGACTTCATGGGCCAAGTTGTCTACGATGGAGATCcttca GCTACTGCAAACTCAACATCCCTACTGGACTACCGCCAAGGTGTCCAGATGGGTTGCTGGGGACTGGCCATCTACGCTGCTACAGCTGCCGTTTGCTCAG ccttgctccaaaagTTCTTGGACCTCTTTGACCTCAGCATTAAGATCATCTACATTCTGGGCACGCTGGGATTCTCCATCGGCACGGCCACAATGGCCATTTTCCCAAACGTTTACGTATCCATGGCGATGATATCTACCATGGGCATTTTATCCATGAGCATGTCTTACAGCCCCTATGCTCTGCTAGGCCAATACCATGAACTCAATGAG TATCTCCGTCACAGTCCCGGGAAGTCCAAGCGAGGGTTTGGTATCGACTGTGCTATCCTGACCTGTCAAGTGTATGTGGCACAGATTCTGGTGGCTTCAGCACTTGGCTCTGTGGTGGACGCCATTGACAGCGTGAGGGTCATTCCCATAGTGGCCTCAGGGGCCTCCTTCCTGGCCTTCCTCACTTCCACCTTCCTGGTTATCTACCCAGACTTGGACGATGAGCAGGTGGAGGCCTTGGCTCCAGGAGAGGCAAATAGTAGAGAGCATGTGGACATGCCTCACTGGACGTCTGAAACACAGGCTGCATAG